GGACCTGAACATGCCGGGAGCCTACGGTTTTTCCGGGCTGGTGCTGTTGCGCGGTCAGTACCCGCAAATTCCAGTGGTGATGGTGTCGGCCCAGGAAGAGGCCTCGATCATGGTCAAGTCCCGTGAGTTCGGGGCCAGCGGTTTCATTCCCAAATCGAGTGACCTGAGCGTTATCCAGAAAGCCGTACGTGCGGTGCTGGATGGCGATGTGTTCTGGCCGCCCCAGGCGTTTGAAGCAGTCAGCGTTTCCGACGAAGCCAAGGCCGCCAGCGAAGGCCTTGCCAGCCTGACGCCGCAGCAGTTCCGGGTGTTGACCATGGTCTGCGAAGGTTTGTTGAACAAGCAGATTGCCTACGAACTGAGCGTGTCCGAAGCAACAATCAAGGCACACGTCACGGCGATTTTCCGTAAGCTGAATGTGCGCACCCGGACCCAGGCGGCGTTGCTCCTGCAACAACTTGAGTCAATTTCAAGCCACTAAAGGTTGGCCCCTTCACGCTTTTTTGACTTCGGTTGATCTAGCTTTCCCACTCCTTTTTTGGTCAGTTGCCACTTTATGTCCCCTTTCAAAGGCCAGACCGGCCTGAAACGCATCCTCAACGCTTCCGGTTACTCCCTGGACGGCCTGCGCGCAGCCTTCACCGGCGAAGCGGCTTTTCGGCAACTGGTGTTGCTCAATGTCATCCTGATCCCGATTTCGTTCTTTTTGAACGTCAGCCGCGTCGAGCAGGCGCTGTTGATTGCCGTCTGTTTGTTGGCATTGATCGTCGAGTTGCTCAACTCTGCGGTGGAAGCGGCCATTGACCGCATCTCCCTTGAGCTTCACCCGCTGTCCAAGAACGCCAAGGACATGGGCAGCGCCGCCCAGTTCGTAGCGTTGACCATGATCGGGCTGGTGTGGGCGGTGATCCTGCTTTAAGCGATGGTGGGCAGCACGATCTCGTCGCTGCGCTGCACCCCGGCGGTGAAGGCGCGGCACAGGTCGAGGAATTCGCGCATCGCTGACGTCTGATATTTCTGTTTGTGCCAGATGAAGTAGAACTGCCGCGCCAGGTCCAGGTCCGGTGTCTCCACCGGCACCAGGCTGCCGCGGCGGAATGCATCGCGCAGGGCCAGCCGTGAAATGCAGCCAATGCCCAATCCCGACTCTACCGCGCGCTTGATCGCTTCAGTGTGTTCCAGCTCCAGGCG
This DNA window, taken from Pseudomonas fluorescens NCIMB 11764, encodes the following:
- the erdR gene encoding response regulator transcription factor ErdR, with the translated sequence MATYEILIADDHPLFRSALHQALTLGLGPDVRLVEVASIAELETRLDEKSDWDLVLLDLNMPGAYGFSGLVLLRGQYPQIPVVMVSAQEEASIMVKSREFGASGFIPKSSDLSVIQKAVRAVLDGDVFWPPQAFEAVSVSDEAKAASEGLASLTPQQFRVLTMVCEGLLNKQIAYELSVSEATIKAHVTAIFRKLNVRTRTQAALLLQQLESISSH
- a CDS encoding diacylglycerol kinase — translated: MSPFKGQTGLKRILNASGYSLDGLRAAFTGEAAFRQLVLLNVILIPISFFLNVSRVEQALLIAVCLLALIVELLNSAVEAAIDRISLELHPLSKNAKDMGSAAQFVALTMIGLVWAVILL